Sequence from the Pseudophaeobacter arcticus DSM 23566 genome:
TCGGGCGGGCTAAAAGAGGCCTGCATTTTCAGAACGCTTGTTTTCGCCAGCCGGGATAGCGCCCCGTTCAAGAGGCAAATCCGACCTCCGGCAGAACAAAATTCTGGCCCATCGCCTGCCGACACGGATCGAAGGAGTTTTTCAACACAATCAGCCCAATTTGACCATTTTCTGCGATGCAGCCAATGTCGACTCTGGCGAATGTACAATGTTGAAACCTGCGGTTTGTCGGCGTCATGTGGGTGGCGAAGCATAACCTTGGATAAATGGACTGATCGACAACATGAAAAAGATGGATGCCCTATTTAAGTACTGGGAAGACCCAAACTACGTGATCGTGAAAGCGGGCCAGCCTGACGCAGTCATCGACTGGTTGAGCAAGCAAACACCCGAAACTTGGCACCGTGTGGTGATGACATGGAACTACGACCATGAAGATAAGGTCCTGTCGTGGATTTTGAACCAAGAGAAATGTGACAAAGGGACAGCTGCGCGCGTTTTTGATGTTGAAGGGCTTGGACATTGGCTTGGTGATGACCAACTCGCAAGCAATCCAAATCACCTGTGTTCGATCATTCTAAATAACTGGCAGCAATATCGATCAGGTGAGTTCAGTCATAGTCCCCAAGATAAAAAGGGAATCCTTGAGCGAGCTCAAAAGTATATGGCCGACGGACTATACGCCGGAACGCCAATTTTAGAAGTAGTGCAATATGAGGGTTCTCGCGACGCTGTTTCAGAGTTTGAGGCCGAGGATGGGAAGATCGTAGTGGCATTTGACCACTGGACCAAAACTAACGGCATCGAAATCACGGATTGAGTTCCCTCAGAAGCGGACACTCAACTGACCCAATAGAACGGCAACAAAGTCCGCAAAGCGGCCCTAAAAAGAATGCGGGTATTCCCCAAAGGGCTGAAAGTCGCCCTTTGGGGAACTGCACTTACTCTTCCATGGCTTCCAGTTCATCAATCATGCCAGAGATCATCGACAGGCCCTTGTCCCAGAACTTGGGGTCCGAGGCATCAAGACCAAAGGGAGCAAGCAGCTCCTTGTGGTGCTTGGAGCCACCGGCTTTGAGCGTGTCAAAGTACTTGTCCTCAAAGCCTTCGCCGCCCTCGGCATAGACCGAATAAAGCGCGTTCACCAAGCCATCGCCAAAGGCATAGGCGTAGACATAGAAGGGCGAGTGCACAAAATGCGGCACATAGGTCCAGAAGGTTTCATAGCCCTCCATGAAGTCAAAGGCCTCACCCAAGGATTCGGCCTGCACCGACATCCACAGCGCGTTGATGTCATCCGGGGTGAGTTCACCACCAGCGCGGGCCGCATGCAGTTTGCATTCAAAGTCATAAAAGGCAATCTGGCGCACCACGGTGTTGATCATGTCCTCGACCTTGCCGGCCAGCAGGATCTTGCGTTGCTCTTTGGTTTCCGCCCCGTCCAGCATTTTGCGGAAGGTGAGCATCTCGCCAAAAACGCTGGCGGTTTCGGCCAGGGTCAGCGGCGTGGATGATAGCATCTCGCCCTGTTCGGCGGCCAGCACCTGATGCACGCCATGGCCCAGCTCATGTGCCAGCGTCATCACGTCCCGCGGTTTGCCCAGATAGTTCAGCATCACGTAAGGGTGCACATCGGTGACGGTAGGATGGGCAAAGGCACCGGGGGCCTTGCCGGGTTTCACGCCCGCATCAATCCAGCCCTTGGAGAAAAACGGCGCGGCGATTTCACCCATGCGCGGATCAAAGGCCTCATAGGCCTCCATCACGGTTTTCTCGGCCTGCGCCCAGTCGACGACGCGGGTATCTTCCATCGGCAGGGGCGCGTTGCGGTCCCAGACCTGCATGCGGTCCAGCCCCAGCCATTTGCGTTTCAGCTCATAGTAGCGATGCGACAGCTTGGGGTAGGCGGCAACCACCGCTTCGCGCAGGGCCTCGACCACCTCGGGTTCCACATCGTTGGACAGATGGCGACCGGTCTGCGGTGTCGGCATGCCACGCCAGCGGTCCAGGATCTCCTTTTCCTTGGCCTGGGTGTTGTGCACCCGGGCAAAGGTTTTGATATTGGCCTGAAACACCCGCGCCAATTCGCGCGAGGCGGCTTCGCGTTTGCTGCGGTCCTGTTCGGTCAGCAGGTTCAGCGTGCCCTCGATGTTCAACTCCTCACCATCGACGGTAAAGCTGAGCCCCGCGATGGTTTCGTCAAACAGCCGCTCCCAGGCATCGCCAACCGCGCCCAGATCATGCAGGAAACGCTCCAGCTCATCCGAGAGCTGATAGGGCTTCATGGCGCGGATGCGATCAAACACGGGCTTATAGCGGGCGAGATCCGCATTGGCGGCAAAATGCGCTTCCAATGTCTTATCTTCGATGCGGTTGATTTCCAGCGTGAAAAACACCAGCGGCGTGGTGAAGACGGTGATTTTTTCCTGCATGTCGGACATGAACTTGGCGCGGTCCGCATCCGTGGTCAGCTGGTAATAGCGCAGACCGGCATAGGACATAATACGTCCGGCAATGGAATTGATCTTTTCATTGCGCAGCACGCAGTTCAGCAGGCCTGCGGCGTCCAGATCCGCAAGTTGACCCTCATAATCTGCGGCAAAGGCGCTGCATTCCTGTTCCAGCCAGTCCAGATCACGGTCCAGCTCTGGCGCGTCATCCGAGGTATAAAGATCGGTGAGATCCCAGACCGGCAGATTGCCCAGCTCATCAGAGCCAGAGCTGGCATTGGCATCACGGACGGGAAAGGGGAGTTGCAACATGGGGCCTCCTTGGCGGGCATGTTTGTTATGGCGTTGCACAACATCTAAGGCGCACGGGGGCGGATCACAAGCAAAGCCCCGCGCCGAAATTCGGGGCGCGGCAGAATTTACGATGCGAATATACTGCAAGCCTTACAGGGCTGTTTGGTCCTGCACCCGCGGGGGCGCGTCGTTGCCAAACCTATCGTCTGGCTAGCGGTATTGGTCAAACAGCTGGGTCATCTTGTCAAAAACCTTGCGGCGGGTATCGCGGCCCTCCATCACGATTTCGTGCTGAGCCGGATCAATCAAGTCCAGTTCTCCGCCGGGCCAGCGCGCCATGCGATCCTTGACCGCATCGCTGTTGACGATCTGCTCTTGTGATCCAAGAAAGGTGAGGCACGGCAAAACGGGCGAGGGGCGCTCTGCCAGTGCTTCGCATTCCTTCAGACCTTCGCTCAGCCAGTTGATTGTGGGCCCGCCCAATATCAGGTCAGGCTGGGCCTTCAGCTGGTCAATCATCATCTGGTACATTGCCGGATCATTGGTCAGGGTATTGCCCTTGAAGGGCGCGGTTTCCACGTAATGGCCCTGCGTCGTTGTTGGAACGCGCTTGTCGCCCATCCCCAGGGAAGGCGCCAGGCCGCCTAAGATACGGGCAATGGGCTTCATCGGTTTGGGAATGAGAATGCCCCACATGGGTGCGGAAAAGGCGCAGGCCTTGACCGGTAGCCCCTCCATCAGGGCGCGCAGCCCAATGGCACCGCCCATGGAATGGCCCAACAGATACCAGGGTTCGGGAAGCTCTAGCTGTCTGGCCAGCTTCACCGCCGCTGAGACGTCTTTTTGAAAATCGCCAAATTCTTCAACATGGCCAAGGCGGCGATCCTCAAGCAGGCGGTCGCCCAGCCCCTGTCCGCGCCAATCCACAGCCAGGGCAGCATAGCCACGCGCGCCCAGATCAATGGCTGCGGGGCCGTATTTTTCGACATATTCGGTGCGGCCGGGGAAAATCAGCACGGTGCCCTTTGCGGGGCGATCCCCATCCGGCAGCCAATGGCCGACGCGAATGCGCAGACCATCGTCGGTGGTCGCCCAATGGGCCTGTCCGGTTTCGGGTCCTTCTGCGATTTCGGCAAAATAGGGCGCGGGGGTCAGGTCCATCAGGCTAATATCCATTAGGCCAGAGCCGATGCCAGTTGCATGGCTGTGCCCATATCGCCGTCAATGGTGAGCTTGCCGGACATGAAGGCGCTGGTTGGGTTCACTTCGCCGGTCAGGATGCCCTGAAAGGTCTCGGCATCGGCGGACATGGTGACATCTGCGTCGTCGTCGCTGACGCGGGCGCCATTGGCGTCCAGCACGATGGAGCCCAGACCTTCGATTGCAAATTTGGCGGAGGCGGAGAAATCGCTGCCGGCCATTTTTTCGTTCATGGCTGCTGCGGCTTGTTCGAGTGTGTCGCTCATTTGGGTCTTCCTTTGATCATGGGTGCAGCGGGGTGCACAGAGGTGACATTGTGCGGCACTGCGCACGGGGAAACTGCAATTTTGCGTGAAGCACCTGCTTCCAGCACTAGAAAAAACGCTGCGCAGGGTTACACTGGCTCATCATGATCGTAAATCACTTGAACCTCAAAGCTATCGTGGCGGCAACGCTGCTTACAGTCACGATTTCCATGCCTTTGGCAATCTCTGCTGGCGAGAGCCCAGCGGAATCTGACCTGCTGGATCAGCTGGTTTCCGCTGATGCCGCAACCGCGCGGGGATTGGATCGGGAATTACAGGCGCTCTGGCGCAAAAGCGGCTCTGCGGCGATGGAT
This genomic interval carries:
- a CDS encoding SCP2 sterol-binding domain-containing protein, which codes for MSDTLEQAAAAMNEKMAGSDFSASAKFAIEGLGSIVLDANGARVSDDDADVTMSADAETFQGILTGEVNPTSAFMSGKLTIDGDMGTAMQLASALA
- a CDS encoding alpha/beta fold hydrolase, with translation MDISLMDLTPAPYFAEIAEGPETGQAHWATTDDGLRIRVGHWLPDGDRPAKGTVLIFPGRTEYVEKYGPAAIDLGARGYAALAVDWRGQGLGDRLLEDRRLGHVEEFGDFQKDVSAAVKLARQLELPEPWYLLGHSMGGAIGLRALMEGLPVKACAFSAPMWGILIPKPMKPIARILGGLAPSLGMGDKRVPTTTQGHYVETAPFKGNTLTNDPAMYQMMIDQLKAQPDLILGGPTINWLSEGLKECEALAERPSPVLPCLTFLGSQEQIVNSDAVKDRMARWPGGELDLIDPAQHEIVMEGRDTRRKVFDKMTQLFDQYR
- a CDS encoding M3 family oligoendopeptidase — protein: MLQLPFPVRDANASSGSDELGNLPVWDLTDLYTSDDAPELDRDLDWLEQECSAFAADYEGQLADLDAAGLLNCVLRNEKINSIAGRIMSYAGLRYYQLTTDADRAKFMSDMQEKITVFTTPLVFFTLEINRIEDKTLEAHFAANADLARYKPVFDRIRAMKPYQLSDELERFLHDLGAVGDAWERLFDETIAGLSFTVDGEELNIEGTLNLLTEQDRSKREAASRELARVFQANIKTFARVHNTQAKEKEILDRWRGMPTPQTGRHLSNDVEPEVVEALREAVVAAYPKLSHRYYELKRKWLGLDRMQVWDRNAPLPMEDTRVVDWAQAEKTVMEAYEAFDPRMGEIAAPFFSKGWIDAGVKPGKAPGAFAHPTVTDVHPYVMLNYLGKPRDVMTLAHELGHGVHQVLAAEQGEMLSSTPLTLAETASVFGEMLTFRKMLDGAETKEQRKILLAGKVEDMINTVVRQIAFYDFECKLHAARAGGELTPDDINALWMSVQAESLGEAFDFMEGYETFWTYVPHFVHSPFYVYAYAFGDGLVNALYSVYAEGGEGFEDKYFDTLKAGGSKHHKELLAPFGLDASDPKFWDKGLSMISGMIDELEAMEE
- a CDS encoding DUF4274 domain-containing protein, which produces MKKMDALFKYWEDPNYVIVKAGQPDAVIDWLSKQTPETWHRVVMTWNYDHEDKVLSWILNQEKCDKGTAARVFDVEGLGHWLGDDQLASNPNHLCSIILNNWQQYRSGEFSHSPQDKKGILERAQKYMADGLYAGTPILEVVQYEGSRDAVSEFEAEDGKIVVAFDHWTKTNGIEITD